A single genomic interval of Flavihumibacter rivuli harbors:
- the pbpC gene encoding penicillin-binding protein 1C → MITRLQTYFSQPNRARSWLKGLLVFLSPFLLFILLNIVFPLPDRVEYSTIITDRKGEVIHAFLCTDQQWRMKTELEEISPLLQKAIVAKEDKWFYRHPGVNPLAIGRAVFNNVATGRRTSGASTITMQVAKLLEPKRRTYLNKLVEVFRAFQLEWKYSKQEILQLYLNLLPYGGNIQGVKSAAVIYFRKNPDHLSLAEIMALAVIPNRPGSLVIGRNNPAIVDERNRWLGRFREEGHFSGQDIRDALEEPLVAERHAVPRLAPHLAYKLKQSGQVICHSTIELNTQLKAEKIVADYIRGQRLQGIRNAAAMIIDNRSHKVVAYIGSADFYDTTDAGQVNGAAAVRQPGSTLKPLLYGLCMDGGLMTPRLMISDVSVNYNGYMPENYDKEFNGNVTMEYALDHSLNIPAVKALSWYGKDRFIAKLLDCRFEQVRKDQRKLGLSMILGGCGATLEELTAVFAAFATRGDYYPLQYLEQDSSAKPGRARKKQLVSQASAYLLSEMLSKVNRPDFPLNWQSTEKMPKIAWKTGTSYGRRDAWSIGYNKDYTIGVWVGNFSGVGVPGLSGAEVATPLLFRLFNTVDYDNEGEWFEVPNGLDSRIVCEVSGKVPGEHCTNLVTDHFIPLVSGTETCEHLIEVAVDEKETRSYCRNCMPEAGYRKLLYPNLGPEMQSWMEERKIVFKRIPPHNPDCEMVFREGAPRITSLSANEEYLIDQSDPEPLQLACRTGSDVSRVYWYINDQYYKSASPGSSIFFMPSEGPVKISCTDDKGRNTNLWIRVRMVAF, encoded by the coding sequence ATGATCACCCGACTCCAAACTTATTTTTCGCAACCCAACCGGGCAAGGTCCTGGCTCAAGGGGTTGTTGGTTTTCCTTTCTCCCTTCCTTCTTTTTATCCTGCTGAATATCGTTTTCCCTTTGCCTGACAGGGTAGAGTATTCAACGATCATCACGGACAGGAAGGGGGAGGTCATCCATGCCTTTCTCTGTACCGACCAGCAATGGCGTATGAAGACAGAGTTGGAAGAGATCTCGCCGCTTTTGCAGAAGGCCATTGTGGCGAAAGAAGACAAATGGTTCTATCGCCATCCTGGTGTTAACCCATTGGCCATTGGCAGGGCGGTTTTTAATAATGTTGCGACAGGAAGGCGAACATCAGGAGCTTCTACCATCACCATGCAGGTGGCGAAATTGCTGGAGCCGAAACGCAGGACCTACCTGAATAAATTGGTGGAGGTCTTCCGGGCCTTTCAACTGGAATGGAAATACTCGAAGCAGGAGATCCTGCAACTCTACCTCAACCTGCTTCCCTATGGCGGCAATATCCAGGGGGTGAAGTCGGCCGCGGTTATTTATTTCAGGAAGAATCCCGACCATCTTTCCCTTGCCGAGATCATGGCACTTGCAGTCATCCCGAATCGCCCGGGCAGCCTGGTCATTGGCAGGAATAACCCGGCCATAGTTGACGAACGCAACCGGTGGTTGGGAAGGTTCAGGGAGGAAGGGCATTTCAGCGGGCAGGATATCAGGGATGCCCTGGAAGAGCCATTGGTGGCAGAACGCCATGCAGTGCCGCGACTGGCGCCGCACCTGGCCTATAAGCTGAAGCAGAGTGGACAGGTGATCTGTCATAGTACTATTGAGCTTAATACCCAATTGAAGGCGGAGAAGATCGTCGCTGATTATATCAGGGGCCAGCGTCTGCAGGGAATCCGGAATGCGGCAGCAATGATCATTGATAACCGCAGCCATAAGGTGGTCGCCTATATCGGGTCGGCTGATTTTTATGATACTACAGATGCGGGGCAGGTGAACGGTGCGGCAGCCGTTCGGCAACCGGGCAGTACCCTTAAGCCCCTGCTCTATGGGTTATGTATGGATGGAGGATTGATGACACCGAGGTTAATGATCAGCGATGTTTCGGTTAATTATAATGGTTATATGCCGGAGAATTATGATAAGGAGTTCAATGGCAATGTGACCATGGAATATGCGCTGGACCATTCCCTGAATATCCCGGCCGTCAAGGCCCTTAGCTGGTATGGCAAGGACAGGTTCATCGCTAAGCTGCTCGATTGCCGTTTTGAACAGGTACGGAAGGACCAGCGCAAGCTGGGACTGTCCATGATCCTGGGCGGCTGCGGGGCTACTTTGGAAGAGTTGACGGCAGTCTTTGCAGCCTTTGCCACCAGGGGCGATTATTATCCCCTGCAATACCTGGAGCAGGACAGTAGTGCGAAACCGGGACGGGCAAGGAAAAAGCAATTGGTTTCCCAGGCATCAGCTTATTTATTGAGCGAGATGCTTTCCAAGGTCAATCGTCCAGATTTTCCACTGAATTGGCAGAGTACGGAGAAGATGCCCAAGATCGCCTGGAAGACCGGCACCTCCTACGGTCGCAGGGATGCCTGGAGTATCGGTTATAACAAGGATTATACCATTGGGGTGTGGGTAGGAAATTTTTCCGGTGTTGGTGTACCCGGACTCAGTGGAGCGGAAGTGGCGACGCCCTTGCTTTTTCGGTTATTCAATACCGTTGATTACGATAATGAAGGGGAGTGGTTTGAAGTGCCGAATGGCCTGGACAGCCGCATCGTTTGCGAAGTATCGGGCAAGGTACCGGGGGAGCATTGTACCAACCTGGTGACGGATCATTTTATCCCTCTTGTTTCCGGAACAGAGACCTGCGAACACCTTATTGAAGTGGCAGTGGATGAAAAGGAGACCAGATCGTATTGCCGGAACTGTATGCCTGAAGCAGGCTACAGGAAATTGCTCTATCCTAACCTGGGTCCTGAGATGCAGTCCTGGATGGAAGAACGAAAGATCGTTTTCAAACGGATCCCCCCGCATAATCCCGATTGCGAAATGGTGTTCAGGGAGGGGGCTCCAAGGATCACTTCACTTTCAGCCAATGAGGAATACCTGATCGATCAATCGGATCCCGAACCTCTTCAACTGGCCTGCCGAACGGGCAGTGATGTGTCGCGGGTGTATTGGTACATCAATGACCAGTATTATAAATCAGCTTCCCCTGGCAGCAGTATTTTCTTTATGCCATCAGAAGGTCCGGTAAAGATTTCCTGTACCGATGATAAAGGCAGGAATACCAACCTCTGGATCAGGGTGCGGATGGTAGCATTTTAG
- a CDS encoding DEAD/DEAH box helicase: MPSHYNPEAILKALNIAAFNEMQEASIKANREHQDIILLSGTGSGKTIAFLLPLLERIDPAKKHTQAMVIAPSRELALQIEQVFKNMGTGISVTCCYGGHLRETEENNLRESPLLIVGTPGRIADHIRRGNIRLTGIETLVLDEFDKSLELGFEEEMSFILKSLSNLHKKMMISATEALEIPSFVSMKDVYKLNFLTGEPPAALEVRWVASIDEDKLESLFRLICELGNRSTIVFLNFREAVEKTSQFLKDKGITTVFYHGALDQQSRDLAIAKFRNGTSNVLVTTDLAARGLDIPNIRYIIHYHLPATEESFTHRNGRTARMDASGCAILIVGPGEHLPEFIDPAVAEMKLPEKVEIPEKPKWTTLYISAGKKDKVNKVDIVGFLTNKGQLKKEDIGLIEVKDFLSFVAIRKSKATHTLQLIKNEKLKKIKVKIEVAK; the protein is encoded by the coding sequence ATGCCAAGCCACTATAATCCCGAAGCCATCCTTAAAGCCCTGAACATAGCCGCTTTTAATGAGATGCAGGAAGCCTCTATAAAAGCCAACCGGGAACACCAGGACATTATCCTGCTTTCCGGGACAGGGTCAGGAAAAACCATTGCCTTTCTGTTGCCGCTATTGGAAAGGATCGATCCCGCGAAAAAGCATACCCAGGCGATGGTCATTGCACCATCCCGCGAACTCGCCCTTCAAATTGAACAGGTGTTCAAGAATATGGGCACGGGAATCTCGGTGACCTGTTGTTATGGCGGTCACCTGAGGGAAACAGAAGAAAATAACCTCAGGGAATCACCACTTTTGATCGTTGGAACACCTGGCAGGATCGCAGACCATATCCGCCGAGGAAATATCCGGCTAACCGGGATCGAAACCCTGGTACTTGATGAATTCGATAAATCGCTTGAACTGGGATTTGAAGAGGAGATGTCCTTCATTTTGAAAAGTCTTTCGAACCTCCATAAAAAGATGATGATATCAGCCACTGAAGCCTTGGAGATCCCGTCATTCGTCAGCATGAAGGATGTCTACAAATTGAATTTCCTGACGGGGGAACCTCCTGCAGCACTGGAGGTCAGGTGGGTGGCAAGTATTGATGAGGACAAGCTCGAAAGCCTTTTCAGGCTGATCTGCGAACTTGGCAACCGGTCAACGATCGTCTTCCTTAATTTTCGGGAGGCTGTGGAAAAGACCAGTCAATTCCTGAAGGACAAAGGGATCACCACTGTTTTCTACCATGGAGCCCTTGATCAGCAATCCCGGGACCTCGCGATTGCGAAATTCAGGAATGGCACTTCCAATGTATTGGTGACCACCGACCTTGCTGCCCGCGGACTCGACATACCAAATATCCGGTACATCATCCACTACCATTTGCCTGCTACAGAAGAAAGCTTTACCCATAGGAATGGACGAACCGCCAGAATGGATGCCAGTGGTTGCGCGATCCTGATAGTTGGCCCGGGTGAACACCTTCCTGAATTCATTGATCCCGCCGTTGCAGAGATGAAGTTGCCGGAAAAGGTAGAAATCCCGGAAAAGCCGAAATGGACCACCCTTTACATTTCTGCCGGCAAGAAGGACAAAGTGAACAAAGTTGATATTGTAGGTTTCCTGACCAATAAAGGCCAATTAAAGAAGGAGGATATCGGGCTGATCGAGGTAAAGGATTTCCTTTCCTTTGTGGCCATCCGGAAATCAAAAGCTACGCATACCCTTCAGCTGATCAAAAATGAGAAGCTTAAAAAAATAAAGGTGAAAATAGAAGTAGCCAAATAA